In a single window of the Acholeplasma equirhinis genome:
- a CDS encoding GspE/PulE family protein: MAIRAAITGHLVFSTLHTNDTIGAITRMADMGVPRYLLADALLGAIAQRLVRKLCSNCKRSALTTPAETDRLKLKKPQTIYHAVGCRACHQTGYYGRQAVFEVIGMTHDMKQMIENAHVHVDEIRGKVLESQTMMIIDSCRKLVLDGVTSIEEYDTLTSFENE, from the coding sequence ATGGCCATTCGAGCGGCCATCACAGGACACTTAGTCTTTTCAACATTGCATACGAATGACACCATTGGCGCGATTACGCGTATGGCGGATATGGGCGTGCCTAGATACTTGCTGGCGGATGCATTGCTGGGCGCAATTGCCCAAAGATTGGTTAGAAAACTTTGTTCAAACTGTAAAAGAAGTGCTCTAACCACGCCGGCTGAGACAGATAGACTGAAACTTAAAAAACCACAAACCATCTATCATGCAGTTGGATGCAGAGCATGCCATCAAACTGGTTACTATGGCAGACAAGCAGTTTTTGAAGTCATTGGTATGACGCATGATATGAAACAAATGATTGAAAATGCCCACGTTCATGTGGATGAAATCAGAGGCAAAGTGCTTGAAAGTCAAACCATGATGATTATTGACAGTTGTCGTAAACTGGTTTTAGATGGTGTTACGTCAATTGAAGAGTATGATACACTCACAAGTTTTGAAAACGAATAA
- a CDS encoding PulJ/GspJ family protein, with protein sequence MKKGFTLVEMIISIAVSAILLLMVTMIAVFSSHMLSQRDEQSYMEEIILLDQYFQQLFDQAQQIEIDAHTLKVDDDFISLTQYSLIKTHTNGHSSGHHRTLSLFNIAYE encoded by the coding sequence ATGAAAAAGGGATTTACGTTGGTTGAAATGATTATTTCTATTGCGGTTAGTGCAATTCTGTTACTCATGGTGACGATGATAGCTGTTTTTTCTTCGCACATGCTATCGCAGAGAGATGAGCAGAGTTATATGGAGGAAATCATACTGCTGGATCAATACTTTCAACAGTTGTTTGATCAGGCTCAACAGATTGAAATTGATGCACATACACTCAAGGTAGATGATGATTTCATCTCTTTGACGCAGTATTCACTCATTAAGACACACACAAATGGCCATTCGAGCGGCCATCACAGGACACTTAGTCTTTTCAACATTGCATACGAATGA
- a CDS encoding type II secretion system protein: protein MNRSKKGFTLVELIVVIAIVAILSTVAVVSYTTFLESARNSKAQQEYSQLETVARSESLLNTDDPVHLVNLSFTVDLSVDPKDDAELVEALKEALETWFDDLAESIGLTGSTTAVVSASLSSETSTVTLTYTTPDGGKHTTSSFNVNYTTA, encoded by the coding sequence TTGAATCGTAGTAAAAAAGGTTTTACACTTGTTGAGTTGATTGTTGTGATCGCTATTGTAGCCATTCTATCAACTGTTGCAGTCGTTAGTTATACGACATTTTTAGAAAGTGCAAGAAATTCAAAGGCACAACAGGAATATAGTCAACTAGAAACAGTTGCACGCAGTGAATCATTGTTGAATACAGATGATCCAGTTCATTTGGTCAATCTATCATTTACGGTTGATCTTTCAGTTGATCCAAAAGATGATGCTGAATTAGTGGAAGCACTTAAAGAGGCGCTTGAAACTTGGTTTGATGATTTAGCAGAGAGTATTGGATTAACAGGAAGCACAACGGCGGTTGTATCCGCAAGTTTATCATCCGAGACCTCTACGGTGACATTGACCTATACAACGCCAGATGGTGGTAAACATACTACAAGTTCATTTAACGTAAACTATACAACTGCATAA
- a CDS encoding TMEM164 family acyltransferase gives MALGGIEHIGYLLVSCTILIAGIFLIKKISPFWQEVIFMLLALTGAFGIFFRYAMHLSFDRGFDFITLLKQQLQVCNFNFILLPAAVFTKNKRIKNYLFGFALFAASTTLITYNRSLTQLPWYHISFINFWMNHFIAVLLPTLMLASGRYYPEKKYMMSVSIMVLLYFALSGFGSWLLMTYEGVSRMDTYSFVFVPEGVWIFEWLYSWIPIYFVYLLPIYPVLVLWLYGFAHVFENKKHHIIEKHHT, from the coding sequence GAGCATATAGGGTATTTGTTGGTAAGTTGTACCATTTTGATAGCGGGTATTTTTTTGATTAAGAAGATCAGTCCCTTTTGGCAAGAAGTTATCTTTATGCTACTTGCTCTCACTGGTGCTTTCGGTATTTTCTTTAGATATGCCATGCATCTATCCTTTGATAGAGGCTTTGATTTCATCACGCTATTGAAACAGCAACTGCAGGTATGCAATTTTAACTTTATTTTATTGCCCGCTGCAGTATTCACTAAAAATAAACGTATTAAAAATTATTTGTTTGGATTTGCATTATTTGCTGCGTCCACTACATTGATTACCTATAATCGTTCATTAACACAATTACCTTGGTATCATATATCTTTTATTAATTTTTGGATGAATCACTTCATTGCGGTTTTATTGCCGACACTCATGTTGGCAAGTGGTCGCTATTATCCAGAGAAAAAATATATGATGTCTGTATCTATCATGGTACTGCTTTACTTTGCATTATCGGGTTTTGGTTCATGGCTCTTGATGACCTATGAAGGTGTTTCTAGAATGGACACATACTCATTTGTCTTTGTTCCAGAAGGGGTATGGATATTTGAATGGCTATATAGTTGGATTCCGATTTATTTTGTATATTTATTACCCATCTATCCAGTGTTGGTTTTATGGTTATACGGTTTTGCACATGTATTTGAAAACAAGAAACATCATATTATTGAAAAACATCATACATAA